A single Bacillus sp. HMF5848 DNA region contains:
- the ilvA gene encoding threonine ammonia-lyase IlvA yields the protein MIDAKTNYNGIQLEDIMVASQQLKDVVLHTPLQKNDILSERYNCNVFLKREDLQVVRSFKLRGAYNRIKSLSEEEKTNGIVCASAGNHAQGVAFSCRFLGINGKIFMPTTTPRQKVTQVEMFGRNYIEIILVGDTFDDSFEQAITCANEEERAFIHPFDDPYVIAGQGTVALEILHDSDNQIDYLFSAVGGGGLLSGVSTYVKSVSPTTNVIGVEPMGAPSMKQSIEKGEVIALDSINKFVDGAAVKRVGYNTYEICKRYVDDIVLVPEGKVCTTILDLYNENAIVAEPAGALSIAALDFYREKIRGKNVVCIVSGGNNDIGRMQEIKERSMLYEGLQYYFIVNFPQRAGALREFLDEVLGPDDDITRFEYTKKNNKENGPALVGIELKKKGDYAPLLTRMEKKGFPFTEVNKDNMLFSLLI from the coding sequence ATGATTGACGCGAAAACTAATTACAATGGCATTCAACTCGAAGATATTATGGTTGCAAGTCAACAACTTAAAGATGTTGTGCTTCATACACCTCTTCAGAAGAATGATATTTTATCTGAAAGATACAATTGCAATGTGTTCTTAAAAAGAGAGGACCTCCAAGTGGTACGCTCTTTTAAGTTGCGAGGAGCATATAATCGTATTAAGAGTTTATCCGAAGAGGAAAAAACTAACGGTATTGTTTGTGCTAGTGCAGGAAACCATGCCCAAGGAGTAGCGTTCTCATGCAGATTTCTAGGAATAAACGGAAAGATCTTTATGCCAACAACTACGCCTCGGCAAAAAGTAACACAAGTCGAGATGTTTGGCCGGAATTATATTGAAATTATCCTTGTAGGTGACACTTTTGATGATTCATTTGAACAAGCTATTACTTGCGCTAATGAGGAGGAGCGAGCGTTTATTCATCCTTTTGATGACCCTTACGTAATTGCTGGTCAGGGTACGGTAGCTCTAGAGATTTTACATGATAGCGATAATCAGATTGACTATTTATTTTCTGCTGTTGGTGGGGGTGGTTTATTGTCGGGAGTGAGTACATATGTGAAAAGTGTATCACCAACGACTAATGTGATCGGTGTTGAGCCAATGGGTGCACCTTCTATGAAACAATCGATTGAAAAAGGTGAAGTAATAGCGTTAGATTCGATTAATAAATTTGTTGATGGAGCAGCAGTAAAAAGAGTTGGATATAATACGTACGAGATTTGCAAAAGATATGTTGATGATATTGTGCTAGTACCAGAAGGGAAAGTGTGTACTACGATTCTAGATCTTTACAATGAGAATGCGATAGTTGCTGAGCCGGCGGGTGCTTTGTCAATCGCTGCATTAGATTTTTATCGTGAAAAGATACGTGGTAAAAATGTGGTTTGTATCGTTAGCGGGGGTAATAATGATATTGGTCGAATGCAGGAAATTAAAGAAAGATCGATGTTATATGAAGGATTACAATATTACTTTATCGTCAACTTTCCTCAGCGTGCTGGCGCATTACGCGAGTTTCTAGATGAAGTATTAGGTCCAGATGATGATATAACAAGGTTTGAATACACCAAAAAAAATAATAAGGAAAATGGCCCTGCCTTAGTTGGTATTGAATTGAAAAAGAAAGGTGATTATGCACCATTGTTAACTAGAATGGAGAAAAAAGGGTTTCCCTTTACAGAAGTTAATAAAGATAATATGCTTTTCTCTTTATTAATATAA
- a CDS encoding FAD-dependent oxidoreductase yields MRKDVLVIGGGIGGLTAGALLANDGFKVTVLEASNEWGGCAGKFERKPYLFPVGATLGMGFEEGGIHNKILNKLQLHSKVYPLETIMKIKSNRPTIHYFRDRNAFIKEMESHFTKHKKEVKSFFYEVWKVGASVRALYDKLPILPPMVAREWTNLIGLTSVKSIRLLSYINRTMKDLLKKHNLDQVPSFVKFIDGVIIDSMQTNSSNCSAIMGCLALDIYHVGAFYVEGGLYKVAESLQQSILQNGGQTLLRKKAVAICKRDSLWIVTDQKGNVYEAQHVVCNLTVTSLITILEEDLVRKLPHAYHKKSKNMQWGAFTLYAAIKEEHVKDKDTLFYQVIASDNHAMTEGNHIFVSISHKDDRYRAPEGYRTLTVSTHTNIDDWQGKLQYEQKKQKLENMMIHSLSTIFSDLDSSSPEKLISGGPRAWERFTQRPHGAVGGFPQTKDNSLFNSLSHRTSLKGLWLCGDNVFPGAGTIGVSISGYHCYKSIIDEKDS; encoded by the coding sequence ATGAGAAAAGATGTACTAGTGATTGGGGGAGGAATTGGTGGTTTAACAGCTGGAGCACTCCTAGCTAATGACGGCTTCAAAGTTACCGTATTAGAAGCTTCCAATGAATGGGGAGGCTGTGCAGGTAAATTTGAACGTAAACCTTATCTTTTTCCTGTAGGTGCGACGTTAGGGATGGGATTTGAAGAAGGTGGCATTCATAATAAAATACTTAATAAATTACAGTTACATTCAAAGGTATATCCTTTAGAAACAATTATGAAAATAAAGAGTAACCGTCCGACTATCCACTACTTTCGTGACAGGAATGCTTTTATTAAAGAAATGGAAAGTCATTTTACTAAGCATAAAAAAGAAGTTAAGAGCTTTTTTTATGAGGTATGGAAAGTTGGGGCATCGGTTCGAGCATTATATGATAAGCTCCCAATATTACCACCAATGGTCGCAAGGGAATGGACTAACTTAATCGGTTTAACCTCTGTAAAGTCGATTCGATTACTTTCATATATAAACAGAACAATGAAGGATTTATTAAAAAAGCATAATCTTGACCAAGTACCATCATTTGTTAAATTCATTGATGGTGTAATTATTGATTCTATGCAAACAAATAGCTCTAATTGTTCTGCAATCATGGGCTGCTTAGCGTTAGATATTTACCATGTAGGTGCTTTTTACGTAGAGGGTGGATTATACAAAGTTGCTGAAAGCTTGCAACAAAGCATTTTACAAAACGGTGGACAAACGTTATTAAGGAAAAAAGCAGTTGCCATTTGTAAGCGAGATTCGCTCTGGATTGTCACCGATCAGAAAGGAAATGTTTATGAAGCACAACATGTAGTTTGTAATCTTACGGTTACCTCACTGATTACCATATTAGAAGAAGATTTAGTTCGTAAATTACCACACGCTTATCATAAGAAATCAAAAAATATGCAATGGGGCGCATTCACATTGTATGCTGCTATTAAAGAAGAACATGTTAAGGATAAAGATACGTTATTTTATCAAGTAATAGCTAGCGATAATCATGCGATGACCGAAGGGAATCACATATTTGTATCCATATCACATAAAGATGATCGGTATCGCGCTCCAGAAGGGTATCGTACACTAACAGTTAGTACTCATACAAACATTGATGACTGGCAAGGCAAGCTGCAGTATGAACAAAAAAAACAAAAACTAGAAAATATGATGATACATTCCTTATCAACGATTTTCTCGGACTTAGATTCCTCATCACCGGAAAAGCTCATATCAGGTGGACCACGTGCCTGGGAACGTTTTACCCAGCGTCCTCATGGAGCAGTTGGCGGATTCCCACAAACGAAAGATAACTCATTATTTAACAGTTTATCTCATCGAACTAGCTTAAAGGGATTATGGCTATGTGGAGATAATGTATTCCCAGGAGCAGGTACCATTGGTGTATCAATTAGCGGATATCATTGCTATAAATCAATAATAGATGAGAAAGATAGCTAG
- a CDS encoding hemolysin III family protein, producing MEFSLKEEIANAITHGIGVLLSIPALIILVIFASKYGSTWHIVSFSIFGASMLLLYTCSTLLHSFPPGKVKNIFEILDHSAIYFLIAGTYTPFLLITMRGALGWSLFGVVWGLTIAGVIFKIFFVKRFKILSTVLYVVMGWLIIIGIKPLIAGIGVSGFMFLLVGGLLYTVGSVFYVVRKIPFGHAIWHLFVLAGSAAMFFAILFYVLPTPV from the coding sequence ATGGAATTCTCTTTAAAAGAGGAAATTGCAAATGCTATTACCCATGGTATTGGCGTTTTATTAAGTATACCTGCTTTAATAATCTTAGTTATTTTTGCAAGTAAATATGGATCCACTTGGCACATTGTCAGTTTTTCTATTTTTGGCGCGAGTATGCTTTTATTGTATACTTGTTCAACATTACTCCACAGTTTTCCGCCTGGAAAAGTCAAAAATATCTTCGAGATATTAGATCATTCTGCTATATACTTTCTGATTGCAGGTACTTATACTCCATTCTTATTAATAACAATGCGAGGTGCTCTTGGCTGGTCGTTGTTTGGGGTTGTTTGGGGACTAACTATTGCTGGGGTAATATTTAAAATCTTCTTTGTAAAAAGATTTAAAATACTATCCACTGTTTTATATGTTGTAATGGGCTGGTTAATTATAATTGGGATTAAACCACTTATAGCTGGAATTGGTGTTTCTGGATTTATGTTTTTACTAGTTGGTGGCTTATTGTATACCGTTGGCTCTGTTTTTTATGTTGTACGGAAAATTCCTTTCGGCCACGCTATTTGGCACTTGTTTGTATTAGCCGGAAGCGCAGCTATGTTTTTTGCCATATTGTTCTATGTTTTACCAACACCTGTATAA
- a CDS encoding dihydrofolate reductase gives MISFIFAMDKTRLIGKNNGLPWHLPADLKYFKNTTLGHPIIMGRKTYQSIGKALPRRENIIITTDRGFAADSCTVFHSPEEAMRYAITLNKEVFVIGGTQIFKEFFSYADKLYITLIDDVFDGDTYFPPISEDEWKLISKEKGLKDENNPYDYYFLTYVRKNLNK, from the coding sequence ATGATTTCTTTTATTTTCGCAATGGACAAAACACGTTTAATTGGTAAAAATAATGGTCTTCCATGGCATTTACCAGCAGATTTAAAATACTTTAAAAATACAACTTTAGGTCATCCTATTATTATGGGGCGTAAAACGTATCAATCAATAGGTAAAGCGTTGCCTAGAAGAGAGAACATTATCATTACAACTGACCGAGGATTTGCTGCAGATAGTTGTACCGTTTTTCATTCACCTGAAGAAGCTATGAGGTATGCAATAACTTTAAATAAAGAAGTTTTTGTCATAGGAGGCACACAAATTTTCAAAGAGTTTTTCTCATATGCTGATAAGCTTTACATCACTTTAATTGATGACGTGTTTGATGGAGATACATATTTTCCACCTATTTCTGAAGATGAGTGGAAGCTAATTTCAAAAGAAAAAGGATTAAAAGATGAGAATAATCCTTATGATTATTATTTCCTTACTTATGTTAGAAAAAATTTAAATAAATAA
- a CDS encoding thymidylate synthase, whose amino-acid sequence MQHADNIYFQLCQHILENGIKKEDRTGTGTLSVFGYQMRFNLQQGFPLLTTKKIPFRLIVSELLWFLRGDTNIRYLLQHNNNIWNEWAFKNWVESDEYRGPDMTNFGNRSLTDLEFNELYKTEMEAFKTRILSDDTFANKYGELGNVYGKQWRAWETVYGETIDQINDVISTIKTNPDSRRLVVTAWRPEDTTPNRAALPPCHTLFQFYVLDGKLSCQLYQRSMDVFLGCPFNIASYALLTHLIAKECNLEVGEFIHTAGDAHIYLNHLEQVKTQLSRTPKQLPNLVLNGDKISIFDYDVEDIIIENYEPHSTIKAPVAV is encoded by the coding sequence TTGCAGCATGCTGATAATATTTATTTTCAATTGTGTCAACATATTCTTGAAAACGGGATAAAAAAAGAAGACCGGACAGGTACAGGTACATTATCTGTGTTTGGCTACCAAATGCGATTTAATTTACAACAAGGGTTTCCGTTGTTAACTACTAAAAAAATTCCATTTCGTTTGATAGTAAGTGAATTATTGTGGTTTTTACGGGGTGACACGAATATTCGCTACTTACTTCAACACAATAACAATATTTGGAATGAATGGGCTTTTAAAAATTGGGTAGAAAGCGATGAATACAGAGGGCCGGATATGACAAATTTTGGAAATCGCAGTCTTACTGATTTAGAATTTAATGAATTATATAAAACTGAGATGGAAGCTTTTAAAACACGTATTTTATCAGATGATACATTCGCAAATAAATACGGAGAGCTTGGAAATGTTTACGGTAAACAATGGAGGGCATGGGAGACGGTATACGGTGAAACGATAGACCAAATTAACGATGTCATAAGTACAATAAAAACAAATCCAGACTCACGTCGCTTAGTCGTAACAGCTTGGCGTCCAGAAGATACAACTCCTAACCGTGCTGCTTTACCACCTTGTCATACTTTATTTCAATTTTATGTGCTAGATGGTAAGCTAAGCTGTCAATTGTATCAGCGTTCGATGGATGTATTTCTTGGTTGCCCATTTAATATTGCTTCCTATGCTCTTTTAACACATCTTATTGCAAAAGAGTGTAACTTAGAAGTAGGAGAGTTTATACACACAGCAGGAGATGCTCATATTTATTTAAATCATTTAGAACAAGTAAAAACACAATTATCTAGAACACCAAAACAATTACCAAATCTTGTTTTAAACGGGGATAAGATTTCTATTTTCGACTATGATGTTGAGGATATAATAATTGAAAATTATGAGCCTCATTCAACAATTAAAGCGCCAGTAGCTGTTTAA
- a CDS encoding anthrax toxin lethal factor-related metalloendopeptidase, giving the protein MNRLITMICMIIVVVPLSSAASLPPGIPLFKYNSIQTDDPYLKQIILLPYHSFDELEAHNMIHRISKIDSSILQETMNNGVKLTLFTGKLTEQRGLDHLKGKRPEGYSRHDVTWDYVPGMGGGKIAYAKIGASDYGNGHSSINLELHELAHSIDKQVYSSIHNSPNFLEIWKKEAPVLFPNQPYLINYPEEYFAEAFALYHFNTQTNEYLKKHAHKTYLFMLELKNVSDSRE; this is encoded by the coding sequence TTGAACCGACTAATCACTATGATATGTATGATTATTGTGGTGGTACCACTATCAAGTGCAGCTTCTTTACCTCCTGGTATCCCACTATTTAAATACAATTCAATACAAACAGACGATCCATATTTGAAACAGATTATCTTATTACCGTATCATTCATTTGATGAACTTGAGGCTCATAATATGATACATCGTATAAGTAAGATTGATAGTTCTATTTTACAAGAAACTATGAATAATGGTGTGAAGTTGACACTTTTTACAGGAAAATTAACAGAGCAACGTGGATTAGATCATCTAAAAGGGAAGAGGCCTGAAGGCTATAGCAGACATGATGTTACATGGGATTATGTTCCAGGCATGGGTGGTGGGAAGATTGCTTATGCGAAGATTGGGGCATCTGACTATGGAAATGGGCATAGTTCTATTAATCTAGAACTTCATGAACTTGCACATTCCATAGATAAACAAGTTTATTCTTCTATTCATAACTCACCAAACTTTCTAGAAATATGGAAGAAAGAAGCTCCAGTTTTATTCCCAAATCAACCTTATTTAATTAATTATCCTGAAGAATATTTTGCTGAAGCTTTTGCTCTTTATCATTTTAATACCCAAACTAATGAATATCTAAAAAAACACGCACACAAAACATATCTATTTATGCTAGAATTAAAAAATGTGTCTGATAGTAGAGAGTGA
- a CDS encoding DUF123 domain-containing protein, whose amino-acid sequence MIESINETHTIYAVYIHINKDMKIVVGKLGECFFKKGTYIYVGSAKRNIKARINRHIMQDKKLRWHIDYLRKYGSINKIVTYDSSLSECERCIQILEKYKGELPIKGFGSSDCKCNSHLIFIPNV is encoded by the coding sequence ATGATTGAAAGTATTAATGAAACTCACACGATTTATGCCGTTTATATACATATTAATAAGGATATGAAAATAGTAGTTGGAAAATTAGGCGAATGTTTTTTTAAGAAAGGAACGTATATCTATGTTGGCAGCGCAAAGCGTAATATTAAGGCTAGAATTAATCGGCATATTATGCAAGATAAAAAACTACGTTGGCATATTGATTATTTAAGAAAATATGGTTCTATAAATAAAATTGTAACATATGATAGTAGTTTAAGTGAATGTGAGAGATGTATACAAATTTTGGAGAAATATAAAGGAGAACTTCCTATAAAAGGTTTTGGTTCTTCAGACTGCAAATGTAATTCACATTTAATATTTATACCTAATGTGTGA
- a CDS encoding class I SAM-dependent methyltransferase produces the protein MIVTTSQRTNDTIIAYAHRIAEAFKVKYVPRNKESLKKIQDFYNDDVFVVSKERFELYSKTSDQPFFFHPSSAMFRIKRLISGGHDSFICAARIERNMSVLDCTLGLGSDSIVAAYVTGERGTVTGIEKNSVIAFIVREGFKTWSDGVPVIQESMRSIEVVNSDNLDFLKNSPSNSYDVVYFDPMFETLIEGSVGIEGLKSFASYNDLTHDHIIEAKRVARHRVVLKDHWKSNRFELLGFKVQKRPTSLFHYGTIDLI, from the coding sequence ATGATTGTCACGACTTCACAACGCACTAATGATACTATCATTGCATATGCCCACCGCATAGCAGAAGCTTTTAAAGTAAAGTATGTTCCAAGAAACAAAGAGTCCTTGAAGAAAATTCAGGATTTTTATAATGACGATGTTTTTGTTGTAAGTAAAGAACGCTTTGAATTATATAGTAAAACCTCTGATCAGCCTTTTTTCTTTCATCCTAGTTCTGCTATGTTTCGAATAAAAAGATTAATAAGTGGTGGGCATGATTCATTTATTTGTGCTGCTAGGATCGAAAGAAATATGTCAGTTTTAGATTGTACACTCGGCTTAGGCAGCGATAGTATAGTCGCAGCATATGTAACAGGAGAGCGAGGCACTGTTACAGGGATTGAAAAAAACTCAGTTATTGCATTTATTGTACGTGAAGGATTTAAAACGTGGAGTGATGGAGTACCAGTAATTCAGGAGTCAATGAGGTCAATAGAAGTAGTTAACAGCGATAATCTAGACTTTTTAAAAAATAGTCCCTCAAATAGCTATGACGTTGTTTACTTTGATCCGATGTTTGAAACATTGATTGAAGGTTCAGTTGGAATTGAGGGACTAAAGTCATTTGCATCCTATAATGATTTAACTCATGACCATATAATCGAAGCAAAAAGAGTCGCGAGACACCGAGTTGTTCTTAAAGATCATTGGAAGAGTAATCGATTTGAATTACTTGGTTTTAAAGTACAAAAACGGCCCACCTCTTTGTTTCACTATGGAACAATAGATTTAATCTAA
- a CDS encoding BrxA/BrxB family bacilliredoxin, with protein MSMAYEEYMRQVVKPMREELVQASFTELTTAEEVESFIRNVEGTTFVVVNSVCGCAAGLARPTAIEAITQSAAKPNHIVTVFAGQDKEATAKMREYFEGYPPSSPSMALLKDKEVVHFIPREHIEGHTAEELKANILSAFNKYC; from the coding sequence ATGTCTATGGCTTACGAAGAGTATATGAGACAAGTTGTAAAACCTATGAGAGAGGAACTTGTTCAGGCTTCATTTACTGAATTAACAACAGCTGAAGAAGTAGAAAGCTTTATACGGAATGTAGAGGGAACAACATTTGTTGTTGTTAATTCTGTTTGTGGTTGTGCCGCTGGATTAGCTCGTCCTACTGCGATTGAAGCAATTACGCAATCAGCAGCTAAGCCTAATCATATTGTCACTGTTTTTGCAGGACAGGATAAAGAAGCAACAGCTAAAATGAGAGAATATTTTGAAGGGTACCCGCCATCATCACCATCAATGGCTTTATTAAAAGATAAAGAGGTAGTTCATTTTATTCCTCGTGAACATATTGAGGGGCATACAGCAGAAGAGTTAAAGGCGAATATTTTGTCTGCTTTTAATAAATATTGCTAG
- a CDS encoding polysaccharide deacetylase family protein, with amino-acid sequence MLALITHKRYLQIFIPLISITAIFFIVGLTISSLPIDVEKTNVPLTTVAKANEEVLFAATSSVDAQVKYTDKTTNNINTNSSNKKIVYLTFDDGPSAATADILTILKEYKAKATFFMLKNNIERYPTLAIQVVQSQNAAGCHGVTHRVNSFYKNKDTAVNEMLSCRRSLAVITAEHSNIIRTPFGSYPYMNEEIRDALSDAGFIYWDWNVDSSDWTATNAADIVKTVKQQINTLDKKGITPVILLHDEDMTAQALPEILQFLKSLDYKFAAIRESDPPLQFNVVEKSE; translated from the coding sequence TTGTTAGCACTCATTACACATAAAAGATATTTACAGATTTTTATCCCGCTCATTTCAATTACTGCTATTTTCTTTATAGTTGGCCTAACCATCAGTTCACTACCTATAGACGTTGAAAAAACTAACGTCCCGTTAACTACTGTGGCAAAAGCAAACGAAGAAGTATTATTTGCAGCAACTTCAAGTGTAGATGCACAAGTAAAGTATACCGATAAAACGACAAATAATATCAACACAAATTCCAGCAATAAAAAGATAGTATACTTAACATTTGACGATGGTCCTTCGGCCGCAACTGCTGACATTCTTACTATTTTAAAAGAATATAAAGCGAAAGCTACTTTTTTTATGTTAAAAAATAATATCGAGCGTTACCCTACTCTTGCTATTCAAGTTGTTCAAAGTCAAAATGCGGCTGGATGTCATGGTGTGACTCATCGTGTTAATAGTTTTTATAAAAACAAAGATACAGCTGTCAATGAAATGCTTAGCTGTCGTCGCAGTCTGGCTGTTATAACTGCGGAGCATTCAAACATTATTCGCACACCTTTTGGAAGCTATCCTTATATGAATGAAGAAATTCGAGATGCACTATCTGACGCAGGGTTTATATATTGGGATTGGAATGTCGATAGTTCTGATTGGACAGCAACAAATGCAGCTGACATTGTAAAGACAGTTAAACAACAAATTAATACGTTAGACAAGAAAGGAATTACACCTGTCATTTTATTGCATGATGAGGATATGACTGCTCAAGCATTACCAGAGATTTTACAATTTCTCAAATCTCTAGATTATAAGTTTGCTGCAATTAGAGAGTCTGATCCTCCATTACAGTTTAATGTTGTTGAAAAAAGTGAATAA